The proteins below come from a single Oncorhynchus keta strain PuntledgeMale-10-30-2019 chromosome 32, Oket_V2, whole genome shotgun sequence genomic window:
- the LOC118378920 gene encoding band 3 anion exchange protein, with amino-acid sequence MENDLSFGEDVMSYEEESDSAFPSPIRPTPPGHSGNYDLEQSRQEEDSNQAIQSIVVHTDPEAYLNLNTNANTRGDAQAYVELNELTGNSWQETGRWVGYEENLNPATGKWGPSHVSYLTFKSLIQLRKIMSTGAIILDLQASSLSAVAEKVVDELRSKGEIRATDRDGLLRALLQKRSQSEGAGAQPLGGDIEMQTFSVTKQRDTTDSVEASIVLSGVMDSLEKPAVAFVRLGDSVVIEGALEAPVPVRFVFVLVGPSQGGVDYHESGRAMAALMADWVFSLEAYLAQTNKELTNAIADFMDCSIVIPPTEIQDEGMLQPIIDFQKKMLKDRLRPSDTRIIFGGGAKADEADMEPREDPLARTGIPFGGMIKDMKRRYRHYISDFTDALDPQVLAAVIFIYFAALSPAITFGGLLADKTEHMMGVSELMISTCVQGIIFAFIAAQPTLVIGFSGPLLVFEEAFFAFCKSQEIEYIVGRIWVGLWLVIIVVVIVAVEGSFLVKFISRFTQEIFSILISLIFIYETFSKLGKIFKAHPLVLNYEHLNDSLDNPFHPVVKESIEYHDDGNKTVHEIIHERAYPNTALLSMCLMFGCFFIAYFLRQFKNGHFLPGPIRRMIGDFGVPIAIFFMIAVDITIEDAYTQKLVVPKGLMVSNPNARGWFINPLGEKKPFPAWMMGACCVPALLVFILIFLESQITTLIVSKPERKMVKGSGFHLDLLILVTMGGIASLFGVPWLSAATVRSVTHANALTVMSKGPKPEIEKVLEQRISGMLVAAMVGVSILLEPILKMIPMTALFGIFLYMGITSLSGIQMWDRMLLLIVPRKYYPADAYAQRVTTMKMHLFTLIQMVCLGALWMVKMSAFSLALPFVLILTIPLRMAITGTLFTDKEMKCLDASDGKVKFEEEPGEDM; translated from the exons ATGGAGAACGACCTGTCTTTTGGAGAG GATGTCATGTCCTATGAGGAGGAGAGTGACTCTGCTTTCCCATCTCCGATCAGACC aACCCCACCGGGCCACAGTGGCAACTATGACCTGGAGCAGAGCAGGCAGGAAGAGGACAGCAACCAGGCCATCCAGAGCATCGTCGTTCACACTGACCCAGAGG CCTATCTGAACCTGAACACCAACGCTAACACCAGGGGGGATGCTCAG gccTATGTAGAGCTGAATGAGCTCACGGGCAACAGCTGGCAGGAGACTGGCCGCTGGGTGGGCTATGAGGAGAATTTGAACCCAGCAACGGGCAAGTGGGGCCCCTCCCACGTCTCCTACCTCACCTTCAAGAGTCTGATCCAGCTCCGCAAGATCATGAGCACAG gtGCGATCATTCTGGACCTGCAGGCCAGCAGTCTGTCTGCTGTGGCTGAGAAGGTGGTGGATGAATTGCGGAGCAAGGGTGAGATCCGTGCCACTGATAGAGATGGCCTGCTGAGGGCTCTACTGCAGAAACGCAGTCAGTCGGAGGGAGCTGGAGCTCAACCCCTGGGAGGAGACATCGAGATGCAGACCTTCTCTGTCACCAAGCAG AGAGATACAACTGATAGTGTGGAAGCCTCCATTGTCCTCTCAG GGGTGATGGACTCCCTGGAGAAGCCTGCCGTGGCCTTCGTCAGGCTGGGGGACTCTGTGGTGATAGAGGGGGCCCTGGAGGCCCCTGTGCCGGTGCGCTTCGTCTTTGTGCTGGTGGGCCCCAGCCAGGGAGGAGTGGATTACCATGAGAGTGGCCGTGCCATGGCTGCCCTTATGGCTGATTGG GTCTTTAGTCTGGAGGCTTACCTAGCCCAGACTAACAAGGAATTGACCAATGCCATCGCTGATTTTATGGACTGCAGCATCGTCATCCCGCCCACTGAGATCCAGGACGAGGGCATGCTCCAGCCAATCATTGACTTCCAGAAGAAAATGCTGAAGGACAGACTCCGCCCCTCTGACACCCGAATCATATTTGGTGGCGGGGCCAAAG CTGATGAGGCCGATATGGAGCCAAGAGAAGACCCGCTGGCCCGGACAGGCATTCCCTTCGGCGGGATGATAAAGGACATGAAGCGGCGGTACCGCCATTACATCAGTGACTTCACAGACGCCCTTGACCCCCAGGTCCTGGCTGCTGTCATCTTCATCTACTTCGCTGCCCTGTCCCCTGCCATCACCTTCGGAGGCCTGCTGG CCGATAAGACGGAGCACATGATGGGCGTGTCTGAGCTGATGATCTCCACCTGCGTCCAGGGCATCATCTTCGCCTTCATcgcagcccagcctacactggtCATTGGCTTCTCTGGGCCACTGCTGGTGTTTGAGGAGGCCTTCTTTGCG TTCTGCAAGTCCCAGGAGATTGAGTACATTGTGGGCCGTATCTGGGTAGGCCTGTGGCTGGTGATCATCGTGGTGGTTATCGTGGCCGTGGAGGGCAGCTTCCTGGTCAAATTCATCTCCCGCTTCACGCAGGAGATCTTCTCCATCCTCATCTCCCTCATCTTCATCTACGAGACCTTCAGCAAGCTCGGCAAG ATCTTCAAAGCTCACCCTCTGGTTCTGAACTATGAGCACTTGAACGACAGCCTGGACAACCCTTTCCACCCGGTGGTCAAGGAGAGCATAGAGTATCATGATGATGGCAACAAGACAGTGCACGAGATCATACATGAGAGGGCCTACCCCAACACCGCCCTGCTTTCCATGTGTCTTATGTTCGGGTGTTTCTTCATCGCATACTTCCTCCGTCAGTTCAAAAATGGCCACTTCCTCCCTGGACCG ATTCGTCGGATGATTGGAGACTTTGGTGTTCCCATCGCCATTTTCTTCATGATCGCTGTGGATATCACCATTGAGGATGCCTACACTCAG AAACTTGTGGTGCCCAAGGGTCTTATGGTGTCCAACCCCAATGCCAGAGGCTGGTTCATCAACCCCTTGGGAGAGAAGAAGCCTTTCCCCGCCTGGATGATGGGGGCGTGTTGCGTGCCAGCCCTGCTGGTCTTCATCCTCATCTTCCTCGAGTCCCAGATCACTAC GCTGATTGTGAGCAAACCAGAGAGGAAGATGGTGAAGGGCTCTGGTTTCCATCTGGACCTGCTCATCCTGGTCACCATGGGTGGCATCGCCTCCCTGTTTGGGGTGCCCTGGCTGAGTGCCGCCACCGTGCGTTCTGTCACCCATGCCAACGCCCTCACTGTCATGAGCAAGGGACCCAAGCCTGAAATCGAGAAGGTCCTGGAGCAAAGGATCAGCGGCATGCTTGTGGCCGCCATGGTCG GTGTGTCTATTCTCTTGGAGCCTATCCTGAAGATGATTCCCATGACGGCTCTGTTTGGAATCTTCCTCTACATGGGTATAACCTCACTCAGTGGGATCCAGATGTGGGACCGAATGCTTCTGCTTATTGTACCCAGGAAATACTATCCTGCTGACGCCTACGCACAAAGG GTAACTACTATGAAGATGCACTTGTTCACTCTGATCCAGATGGTGTGTTTGGGAGCTCTCTGGATGGTGAAGATGAGTGCCTTCTCCCTGGCTCTACCCTTTGTCCTCATCCTCACCATCCCCCTGCGCATGGCCATCACTGGAACACTCTTCACTGACAAGGAAATGAAATGT CTGGATGCCTCTGACGGCAAGGTGAAGTTCGAAGAGGAGCCAGGAGAGGATATGTAG